One region of Pogona vitticeps strain Pit_001003342236 chromosome 1, PviZW2.1, whole genome shotgun sequence genomic DNA includes:
- the SDHAF4 gene encoding succinate dehydrogenase assembly factor 4, mitochondrial, which produces MSRNTLDWICRRPFQQDRRLRFWCNSCCSSPSPSLLKALLLFLLHRQGTRGMPTCFLTATANQSWGKDWGRAYPEGVQRPPATEAKRPGSAPTVTRAQGRRLIGNSPAFLARLRAEGAKGGGSLARSGPAMAWRPPLALARLLAPTAGQTRSVLLHSSLGSANFSSKGNVEPTKQPLRKPKLPVGRFDESEESNTEKEPLEKFPDDINPVTKEKGGPKGPEPTRYGDWERKGRCIDF; this is translated from the exons ATGAGTAGAAACACGCTCGACTGGATTTGTCGTCGGCCCTTCCAGCAGGACCGAAGACTCCGCTTCTGGTGCAACTCGTgctgttcttctccttctccctctttgcTCAAggccctccttctcttcctcctccatcgcCAGGGAACCCGCGGGATGCCAACGTGTTTTCTTACAGCCACGGCTAATCAGAGTTGGGGAAAAGATTGGGGCCGGGCGTATCCCGAAGGCGTTCAAAGACCACCCGCCACAGAAGCAAAGCGCCCGGGCTCAGCCCCGACGGTGACGAGGGCCCAGGGGCGGCGCCTTATTGGGAACAGCCCGGCCTTCCTGGCCCGCCTCCGAGCTGAGGGAGCGAAGGGGGGAGGCTCGCTCGCTCGTTCCGGCCCGGCCATGGCTTGGAGGCCGCCGCTCGCCTTGGCTCGCCTTTTAGCCCCCACGGCGGGACAAACCA GGTCAGTTTTACTGCATAGCTCTTTGGGAAGTGCTAACTTTAGCTCAAAAGGAAATGTGGAACCTACCAAACAACCACTTAGGAAACCAAAATTGCCAGTAGGTCGTTTTGATGAATCAGAAGAATCCAACACAGAGAAGGAGCCACTAGAAA AATTTCCAGATGACATCAATCCTGTTACAAAAGAGAAAGGTGGACCCAAAGGCCCTGAACCAACTCGTTATGGAGATTGGGAACGGAAAGGACGCTGTATAGATTTCTAA